ataaaagcctCTGCCAAATGAAATTGTAACATTGTAAGACCAGATAAAAAAAGCTTATTAGCCACATAAGCCAACTCTCAGTCACTTAAATCCTGCTCACAGCTTCTACAACAAGCTTTTACCCAGTGGATGTGAGCTATAGTGTTGTGTGTCCATTATGCTTAGTTGTGTAAGTGTGGGAACACATTACATTAGCAGTCAGGTGTGGGTAAGCTGTAAACCACGGCATGGCCTAATTACTTACTGTGCGTGTGAGCATGCACATAAAGGTCATTAGTCGTGTCAGTAAAGCAGAGTGCAGACAGTGAAAACATAGAcattttttccttgtttttttcctattttcatGAGCTTAAACTatccaaaaaactgaaaacttgaATTTAATAATCTTGATTTTGTAATTCCTTATCTAATCTCAGTGGTCTAGATTTAGTTCTGATGATCTGAAATAgcaacctacacacacaccctacACTGACTTACATACCAATAAGAGCTGCTGACGTAAGTAGGTTAGATGTGGGGAGACAATAAGTCAGAGTGACTCCACTACTGGCCTATTTTCACTCGGAGCCCTTGAGGCAAAGCGATCCACGCAATGTCAGACCACCCTGTCATATCAGCACTGGTTGGCTCCTATaataacacaattaaaatgataagTTCACTGCAAAAGTTCTAtcggaaaaaagaaaaaaactacaataacaAAAATCAACTGAATTAATTCTTAACTACATCGTACTACAAATTCATGTGAAATTAATGTGTAGACTAGCATATCATAATAACATTCTTATTCTAGTTTTTGAAAGTTGTAAACATTTATATGCCagttatgtaaaaatataaaggCACAGAGCACTCTGGGTACACACACTCGTGCTAACTCATGCATGCAGCTCACACATCACTCGAGAAGCTCTATCCTTCATCAGAGCTTTTTTACAAAGTACACACATGAATAAGCAGAGCAGATAAATGTACACATATTACACAATCCACTGTGAACGTTATACAGCCTGCAGCCTTTGCATTTTACATGGATTTTGAGCTGAACATCTACGCTCGCTTTATTGTCAGTCTTTAAAGTAACATCCTATTCACAAATAATTCAGCTTCTGGATTTGTTCACAAGATGAATCCAATATATTAGGACTTGAAACCCTAACATCtgaccctcctctctcttttacaGAGCCTGGTTGAGGAGCAGCAGTCTCAACTGAACCAGTATGAGTGTGCAGCCGGCCAGTGTGTCAGTGAGCTGCAGAAGGCCCAGCTCCAAGTCCAGTCCCTGCAGGCCAAGGTCCATGAGAGCGAGGCCAACAATATGGTATGGCTCATAAAAACACCTCATTTTAATCAGATTtgataaaagcacatttgaggCCTGATGACAGCCTGACAGTGATTTCTGTCTTGTCTATGTAGAAGCTGCAGGAAAGTCTGAATGAGATGGAGTGTGAGCTGCGTTCACTCCGTCAGTCTACTCAGAGTCAAGAAAGAACCATCCAGGGCCTCACAGAGTCCATCAGCACCAAAGACAGTGAGgtgagtgtttttctttgttgtatgAACAGAGATCAACCTGTTTAAGATGATATATGTATTAGAAAATGTGCTCATATGATTCATTCTGCTCCAAGGCCCAGGACCTGTACCAGCTGATCGAACAGCAGAACACTACACTGTGTAAGCTGCGGGAATTGGCCCACCGCAACCAGCTAGCACAATCCAAGGTGAGATATGATGAACGGTCAGTGGTGAAAACCCTGATCCAGAATCATTTCTTGACTTCAGACTGGTGACATACATTCTGTCCTTGTTGTGTGGTCATCCTCTCTCCAGGCTCCAGAAGGGGTCAGCGAGTCCTTGACGCTTGCCCAGCTGCAGGGTGAGTTGGTGGGAGTGCAGAGCTCCCTGTTCTCACTGGGTCTGGAGCTGGAGGCCAGTCAGAGGAGTCTGAGACAGAGCCAAAGGCAAGGAGATGACCTGGTTAAGTTCAAAGACAGACTCAACTCTGATCTACAGGAGGCATTGCAGCACAGGGATGTCACTGAAAAACATAACCAggttagtgtgtttgtgaggaaaGTGGGCGTTTAAAAGGACTTTTGAAGTATGGATGATGCAGAATGTGTAATGTCCTCGCTCTCTCCTGCAGGACCTTTGCTGTGGCCTCCAGAAAACTCGTTCTGAGCTGCAGGCTAAAGAAGCAGCTCTGAAAGAGAGCGAGGCAGAGAGACTCTCTGTAGTGCAGGAAAAAGACAGAAGCATTGCACAGCTCAAACACTCTCTGCAGGACAAGGAACAACAGTTACAGGTAATACACCAAATCCCTCACATGTTGCatgaatacagtatatatgcacagatatacacacatgcacatttctcATCCTTTACAAAAATCTTTATATCTGTAGGAGTACTCAGAGATGTTGGAGTCAACAGGAAGCTCCAAACCAAGAGATGCCCTGCTGGAGAAACTAAAAGAGCGTATTAAAGATAGAGATAGAGCTCTAGAGGTAATACACATACaggcacacgcacgcacaaacacacacacacacacacacacacacacacacacacacacacacacacacacacacacacacacacacacacacacacacacacacacacacacacattcagacattgATTAATACTGAAGTACACTGAGTATCCCTCTCAACTGCAGTTCCATGTGGGTTACTGTACTTTACACCATGTGATTAATGGGACCGTCTCTCCAGAACATTCTGTGCAGGGAaaacagagtttattttttcatcagaAAGCAGCAATGTATGCAGCTTGCAGCAGCTGAAAGAGCCTGTGGTAGACAGTAATGAAAACCCCCCATAGACCAGTAGGTCAGCATAAAATATCACCACTTATTAAGTAAAAAATCATGGGGGGAATTATtatggagagacagaaagaaaaacatcactaCTGTTTTCTGTTAGAAATCAAGCAGTTACAAGAATAGACAATATAAGTCAGAAAAACCATGAAAAGGATCAAAATATTCCTTAAAATTAATTAGTAAATGtctctcatttgtttttatgcatTTCTAAGCGAAAGGAGCTGTGAACAAGCCACATCCATTAGTTTTTGCCTTTAACCATAAAACTGCGTGCTGTACAGAACATGATGAATATCAGGGTGAAGATGAATATCACTTTTGCCCAGAATAGCAgagtgattttttccccctccatcTGCTGCCTTCAGCGCTCCATCGATGACAAGTTCCGCTGTGTGGAGGAGCGCGAGGGCCAGGTGAGGAGGCTGCAGCTGGCTCTTAGGGAGAAGGAACGAGACCTGGAGAGACTCCGCTGCATCCTGTCCAACAATGAGGAGACCATCACGGTATGCTAGATATGGACATGAATTTGATGCATGTGAAAAATGGTAACATTTTAGACAAATATGAGGTATCGTgttcacatttttcatcatttatggTTACACCTGGGATTGTGTATGTATTTCAGAGTCTGGATGCTTTGGTGCGAGGTAaagagctggagctggagcaggCGGCCGAAGCCTACAGGAACCTCCAGtggctgaagcagcagagcgaagagaaggagagaaacactctgagagagaaagacattaTCATCAGCCAGCTACAGGCAGCTTTGCAGGCACGCAGCCAGGagacacaggtaacacacacacacacacacacacgcacacttatGCCTTTATTGTCACGCCTTACAAGTGTTTGTTGATGTCTAATTttcaaagttttggaaaaacatGGTCATGGTAGACAAACCTGTAGTACTTGTTTGGCCTTTTACAAATAAATACTAAGTGTGCTGACTCAGCCTTTTCTGTGTGAATTTAGTTTTGTGTACGTCCACAGGATCTGACAGCTGCCCTCGTTGCCAGAGTCCAGGCTGGTCCCACTGAGGTTGTGGAGGAGCTGAAGGCTCGACTGGCGCTGAAGGAGAAGCTCTTCCAGGAGCTGTTGTCAGACCGTAGCCGCCAGTCTAATGAACACCAAACCCAGGTCCATGACCTGCTCAACACTCTCAGTTCCAAAGACCAGTATCTGCAGGTAGGCTGTATTGCTGGTCTGGGAACAGATGGGTAGCATGGTAGAAGTCTgagaatagaaatagaaatataaaattcaCAGATACATATATTGTGCATGAACCATAGAGTCCAACAGCtgatttttttcacacatttgacACTGTTTCTCTCTTAGGACAACTCctacagactgtctgtggtgaTTAGTGAGCGGACAGGTCAGCTGCAGGAGCTACGCAGACAGCTGTCAATGAGAGAGCAGGAGCTGTGTGAGCTGAGACGAGACAAGGAGAGGGAGATGGGAGGAGAAACGGAGCATCTGCAGACTCTGCTCAAAGAGAAGGAATCCTTTATCAAGGTACATGTTCATATTGTCCTTACTTATCTCTTTAGCTCTCTTCCCTGTAGACTTGGTCTTCACAGTGTACTACGTTCATCAGGAACTGTTACAGGGCCAGGAAGAGGCGATGCAGTCATCCTCAAAAGAGAGCGAGGCAGAGATGAATGCTAtccaggaggagctgcagctgatactgaagaaggagagagaagctcaGGTATCTGTGTAGTACCTGTAATTATACAATAATCTAACaatctttgacattttttaagaaaaactcTTATCTTTATGCCCTCTCCCTGCAGAAGGAACTCTCTGCTCTGCGTCTATCTATAGCTCAACAGCATGCCAAGGAAGCTGCCACAAAAGACAGCACTGATCACCAAGTAGGTTTTTACTTCAATCTTAACTAATGAGacaatattttgttgtttgtactGCTCAagaattgtatgtttttactgTCCTTCCTCCACCCTGCGTGCCACGGTGATGTAGCTCGTGCTGGAGAAGCTTGTGTCAGAGTACCACAAGTTGAATGACGCCCTGAGGGCGGAGAAGAGATTATACCAGAGTCTCACTCACATTCACAGCAAAAGTGACAGGTAAGGAAGCGTCTGACCAATCAGTTTCCTGTAAATACAGTAAACTgcattttctttcccttttacTATAAAGAcactttttccttctcctcttctccaccTCACAACAGTTCACAGAAGATCCAGGCTCTGCACACTGAGCTTGACTCTGTTCAGGCACTCCGCGGACAGCTGGAGGAGGTCCTGGCCAGGACCTGTAACATGGCCCTTGTGCTGGAAAGGGCAGCTAAAAGGCAGCCCGACATTGGAGGTGGGGATGGGCAGGGTCCAGCCTCCAGGGCTGCAGGGGGCACTGTCACTAACGTTGTGTGATGTTTTGTCTGACAGCACTGAGTGAAACTGGCACTCTTTATGTGAGATGGAGCTGTTTGTTGCCACTGacgggtttttttttcttcgtttTTTTAATGTCCCTAAAGTAAATGTAGAGGCACACATCTTCCTAATCCTATCCTTTGAAGAAGATCAATTTACCATGAATAATGCTCATTTTATTATGAACAAAAATTAGCAATACTAAAGGTAAATACCCCAACAACAAATGTCACTCTAGGTCAAAACTTGGCAGCCCTGTAAATATGATCAGATGATTTTATTATGTGTGATTATGATACTATGATCAATGTGAGCcgtcagtcttcagacagcttcTTCCAGATAGCACAAGCACTACTCACAGTAGCAGAAGTTAAGTCTGTTCAGATTAACCTCATTTGTATGAAGTGGTAACGTGCAACTcgaagttttatttattaatatattgtgTTGTGAGTGTTGgtgtgactttgtgttttatattgtttttaaaaaactgcctGCGTATTGCTTTTGCAGTGCAATTTGTTCTGTATTGCCATTTCTGCGTACTGTCTCTCCCCGGTGTCACCCTTCCAGCCTTACTGTCACAGTGAAGAAACTCAAGCTCATGCCTTACAGTTAAATGTCTTGCCaccattcatttgttttatacCATTTCTTTGTATGCAGGATGTGAATATTTACTCCAGGCCCAAAATAATCCAAAAAGACGGCCAAGTAGCTCAGCTCAGTACTACCATCTGACTTTAGCTTTCATACACAGTTTTATAATGTAAACCTGCTTGCTCTAGTTACATTTTAGTCTAAAAGATATGCATGATCATATGGGATGGTAGATAACTTAATGGTAATCTAAGATAATATCTATTGTTTGTAGTTTATCTGCTTGTTGAACTTCAACTCAGCTTTGCACCCAGATACCAGTAAATTATAATGGCAGGTAATTTGTTAGTGTGCACTGTCCTCTCTATAAGTCACATGAGATGTGAATGCCAGAAATAATATTTTCccatttgatatttatttataggtAGAGTACATTTTCTCAATATTTGTGCCCTGATCGCTCATCTTGCCTCAAAGATGGAATCCTTGTCAACacttcttttgtattttaaatgcaacagaaataaaacatgtgctGGCTTTTTGTCAAAAGCACTTCTGTTATGGATTTctctttattgtgtttaatttgGGAATTTGTCTCAAGAATATCCCAAATGTGAAATCCCCCACTTGATCCTTTATGTACCTCCCATCTCTCCTCAGAACAACCCCACAGTGTCTTTGTCTTCCTATCGGGGTTCCTCATAGTAGAAATAGCAATACCATGCTGTCCTCAATATCCTCAATTTGTCTCCAACTTTATCATAATACACACTTTGATAATCACACTTACATGcataacaattttaaaaattgtcaaaaatatcagaattttttcAACATATTTCTTCAGATAATTCAGGGTTTATGTGAAACTATTGTTTCTTCATGTCTGTGATGCATGAGATTGTGGCATGGTTTCATGTTTGCATGGCTGTTCTGCTGTAATGTCCAGTTAGATATTCACAacactaaaatacaaaatgcaccAAATAAGGGAAGCTCATGTGAGCCCTGTCACTGAATGTCAATGATATTTCTGAAACATGAAGTCTGTGTAAGTTTATATGTCAAATCCTccaaacaactaaaaaaaaaacccagcttcAAGTAGTGCCCCCTGTACATGTCCCAAGTGTGAGAGGTCACATTTTCGAGTGCCACTGTGTATAAACAGGGCCCCACATTCACTCAGTTTGGCTTACAGTGCACATTGTTCAATCAGTAATAACCCAGCAGTTTCTCTCCATGAATTTGACGCCTTGTCATTATAGTGGCACAAAAAAATGACTATGTTAAACTGTCATACTTGTTTAATGGTCTAAGGAAACCTTCAGTTAATAACTGCTTTTGAACTGATTATAaggaaatacagtaaaataataagctGCAACAACATGTGTAACTGTAGATACACAGCCATACACCTATGGTTCACGTCTAGTtctgcacagtgtgtgtgtgttcagggacaaaaaacagacttaagaccagttgACTGGAGACAGCTTGTGCAATTGGGGACAAAGCCGTGTCCCCAAttagtctccaggaaattaatgtaagtctatgtaaataccccaaaagtcACGTAAGCaaacctgtatgtgtgtgtgtatgtgactgttTGTCTGTTGTGTATCAATGGAGTGTATTATGTTGTATGTAAAACAATTTTCCTTTGAAATTCCTGCCCGTCACTTTCCACTGGGCCTCTGCTTCCTGGCAGTGAACCAACATCCATTTATGTGTTTTCCTTTTGCTCTTCctgcgtgtgtgggtgtgtgcgtgtgtccatTATAGagagtttatattatttaaataacagaataatATTCTACATACATATTTAGTGTTCGCACGCAATCTCAAAATGAGTGACTGACACATATGAAACATTCATTCTCTGTTTTAAGTGTTAAAAGTTTCACACTGGTTCTCatcaacacacacgcacactcactcacactggGCTGTACCGCCTTGGGTGTTTTTTGGCTGGCTGGCAAACTATGACCTAACATTTCCCTTTAGTCCCATGACTTCCAAAGGGGTGATTCAGAGTTGAGGAAAAAAGGGACAGAGTGAACTCTAGAGAGAACGAGAcgtaaaaaaaaatggcaagAACAAGGACAATAACAGAGGATtaagaaataaacaagaacgaAGACTCACAAGTGGATCTTATCCtcatatgttttttgtgtttcaagagctcagcacagaggaggagggggatgatGAAGACGGCAGCAGTGACGAGTTTACGGACAGCATAGAGGAGGACGATGAGAAAGTGACAGCTAGAAGTTTGGCCTCCATTCAGGTGAAATActtcatttaaatttgaatttacattattttatggaTATTTTCTCAGTTTAAACATTGATGAAAGCACTTTACCCAATCCCATGGTTTTGATAATAACAtacaatattttatgtttttctgatGGTTTAGACATCTGGAAGGGCCAGTGGACCTGACAATGTCTCCGGAGGACTGGTGATGGGCTCGCTGGCCCAGCGAGCCGATGGGAAGAGGGACAAACAGCAGCTCGAGGAAGCAAAAGCAACACTCGAAGGAGAGCTCAAAGAAATAAGGTCACAGCTGGAAAGGGATGGATACACCTCTGTGGCTCAGATGAGGTACGTACTTCTCTCATAAAATCATCACCAAACATGTCTGGAGTGAAagttttgattgttttgatCTCTCCTTCGTGAGTTGTTTGCATTTGAGGACAACTTTAATCTTATGTCTGTTTCCTtatgtctttctttccatcatATCCTAGGAGTTCACTGCAgaggctgcaggaggagaaCCAGTTCCTGAAAGCAAACCAAGAACAAGCTGGACTCCTGGGAATGAGGACAAACACGGAGGAGAATCACAGGAGCCTGAaccaggaagaaaaagaagaggacgaggaagaagaggaggaggaggatattgaggaggaggaagaggaggaggaagatgaagaggaggaaacatCTTCAGTGCCACTGGGAAAGCGTCGTCCTCCCTGTGTTAGTCTGAGTGAGGAGCGGGGGAAGAGGCACTGCACACGCCCATGCTCTCTGGAACCGGGCACGCTGACGTCTCATCAATACAAACACCAGCCTGAGACGGTAACACATtatcacattaaacatttaattagaaacaaaataatgaagaaGTCTGAGTGACTTAAATCTGCAGCTACAATCCATCACTGATATTTTAAGAGAATCTATTAGCCTTTATTCTTTGCAGGATCATTGTGTAGGATTACATGTAACTTTGATGTTATTTGTCCCACCCTTTGTACAAAATGGTCATCTTTACTGTGACATGCAGTGATCAAATAATTTCCTAAGGTGCAATTGGCAAATGCCAAATtgatgaaaacagtgaaaaatactCAATATGTTAGTATCAGAAGTTCATTTTGAAGGATGGTTCCTTTTAGAGTTTTAGATCATTTAGATAATTTAGATAATTGCACTcaagtgtttgatttttttattactgtcagtAATCAGGCTGTAGTATGAGGATTGTGTATTTGAGCTCATCAGCATGTAAAATGTACAAGCATGTAACTTAAAACTAATGAAGTAAATGTAGTAAATGTTACTTTTGACAAGCTGTGTTTGAGCAGCTTTGCCTCTAGGTCCCTTACGACTTCTCATCTCTGTCTATTTGCAGCCTCTACATTAGGGTGTTTTGTTCTTTCAGTCCTGTGGTTGTTTATATAAGTGATGGAGTCCTGCTGCACCTGCTTTTcccacattaaaataaaacaactgagAAATATATATCATTAAAATGATGTACCTGGGATATCTTCTCTTTTTGTATTATACTTCACAGTTGTTTAACACTTTGCTGTTGCAGGAGGCTGCTGGTGACATCAGTGAGGTGGGAGCACTCTGGCAGGACATAGACGAGGGTCTCCGAGAGCAGGCGGCCCGTCTGTGCTCTGATCTGGCGCTGAGCCGCCAGGAGAACAGAGAGCTGCAAGAGAGGCTGATGGTGTCTGAGGCCACAGTCCATGCTCAGGCTGAACAACTGAAGGACTACAGGGATCTGCTCAGTGAGTTACTGTCAGGAACGGGTATGGAGGCACATTGATAAACAGTTATAAGGACACGTATGACTTGTcttttgtgtctctgcagcGGAGACGTCTGTCCAGCAGGCTAGTAAGCAGGTTCAGGTGGATCTTCAGGATCTGGGTTATGAGACTTGTGGCCGTAGTGAGAACGAAGCTGAGAGAGAAGACGCCAGCAGCCCAGGTGAGAAATTTATCTTGAAccataatattatttttatcatttcattatttagtcattaatcATGCAACAATattcctcctcatctctccctctctcagagTTTGATGACCTGGAGATGTGCACATCGCTGTCCCATCATCAGGATTACGAGGGGGTTGGTGGCAGCTGGTACTCTGGTAACTGCAGCACTAATAGAGGTGCTTATGATGAAATGGGGGATAAGTCAGCTTCTCTCCAGCATCTGGTCCAGGATCTTCGCTCACAGGTGACCCGCTGCCACAAGGTGATCCGTGGGCTGCAGTTGCGTGTCCGCTCTCTGTCTACCACGAGTGACTATGCCTCCAGCCTGGAGCGCACCCCACGCAAGGTAACACTGACCAGCTGCTCTGCAATAATGATTTTGCTCTCTTTTAGAGTAAtagttttttgatattttattctgGCTTTGTAGGTAAACTGGGCGTTTGAGACATCACCAGCCCCAAGTGGTGTGGAAGAGGATGAAGGCTGGATGTCTGACACTCAAGGGATTCGTTCAGGGTCCAAGCCAAGCAGGGAGCTGCAAGAACTGGTGGCACGTGTTGCATCACTGGAGGCACAGCTGAAGAGCTCCAAGCTGGAGGGCAAAGGCAAAGCAGAAGAGGGGAAATGTGCCACCTGGCCCGGGTGAGTGGACAGAGATAAAGAGTCAGATGGAAAATATAGAAGAGGGACTTAAGAAGGGTTAGCATTGTTCTTGCTGCCTCTTTAGTTGCTGTGTATCCTAAGGCATCTGTGCTTTATATAGTATCAGTTAACACATGGGAATGGTTAGTCATGCAGTTTAAAGGTCTGAAAACACACTCTGTTAATCTCTCTATTAATTATGTTGTTTCTTGTGTCCTTCTGggcctctctcttcctctcgtCACAGGAAGTACAACACTCTGATCCAGGCACAAGCTCGTGAGCTGTCCCACCTGAGGCAGAGGATGAGAGAGGGGCAAGGAGTCTGTCATATCCTCACCCAACACCTGGGAGATACCACCAAGGTACTTCAAATCCTTCTTTACCAATAATTAATTTTCTATATCGTGCCAACATTGGGAAAGAATATGAACAAAGGGGAAAACTACATCTTCATGGTCCATATTTTCACATCTGCTTAATTTCTCAACAATGTACAGGCCTTTGAGGAGCTGCTGCGGGCCAATGATATTGATTACTACATGGGCCAGAGTTTTAGGGAACAGTTGGCACAGAGTTCTGCCCTGGCACAAAGAGTGGTCACCAAGATCAGTGGACGTAAGAAACATCATCCCATCACTTAAGGCACAAAAAGAcagttacattttcacattatgGTGCTTCTTTTCTGCCCAGTTTGAACTTTGCTTCCCCTCTCTGTGgtgtcttttcctgttttatgtcCATAGGAGATCGTGCAGAGAGCCATGATGATAAGACAGGCCATGAGTTGCTTGCCCTGCGGTGAGTCAGCTAGATCATATTGTTTATATCACTGTGTGAGTCCACTGTAGCTTTTTTTTACATACCTGTAAAGTACATGTACGTATAGTATTTTCATATTGAGCTTTCTTATGATCAGCTCTCAAAATaccattaaaactgaaaaaagtccTAACCTCTAAACCTttgcaacaacaaataaaaaaccctCTAAGTAATTAGCTTTCACTATAGAGCACTAACTCGGTCCTGGAGATTAATTTACTGTCATGTGACACACTGCGGCATGCAAGGAGCCGTCCACATGGCTCCTTACGGTGGAAAGGAGCCAGAAGGCTCCTGTTAATCCACACACGAGCAGTAGCACAGATCCTTTGCTGTTAAGTTGCTTTAGTTTTACAGACGACTTACAGGTGTCCCACCAGCTGGGGTTAAGAGGCTCAGTGCGATAGTCCTTTATTGTTGTTCCCTCTTTCAGTCGCAGCctgatgaatggatgaatgctCCTGTGGGATCTATGAGAAGTCAGAAGTATTTGCTTGAAATGTATTTCTGGATACATACTGGTCATATAAGAGTTCAGggtaaaattaataaatgaataaatctatGATTTCTAAGAGCAGCTCCATATACAGAGACTCTCTGTGGTCTTTCTCTGTGAGTGATGGAAGTTATTACTAAACTTATTATGTATACATTGCgagatgaataaaataaataagaaaaatggcAGCTAGGTTATATTTCCCACCTTTTCTAAGCatcttctcatttcatttttatttttattttt
This genomic interval from Scomber scombrus chromosome 11, fScoSco1.1, whole genome shotgun sequence contains the following:
- the LOC133990311 gene encoding myomegalin-like encodes the protein MSNGYRTLSQHLNDLKKENFSLKLRIYFLEERIQQKYEESSEDVYRTNIELKVEVESLKQELQEKQQLLDKALTTAESLTNHNEAELQRRCQERQHEIDHMQQVLETKIQLLQEEAQLARSEADRMASLAGSHSHASLLSLDTPMEDIPEDERPLSILSPSNTNKDRVIEELTKELRSKDALITELSGDKTTLTLRVGELEGQVHELSSSLLQKDKDVEFYQEELGRERLRIEQEMQSLVEEQQSQLNQYECAAGQCVSELQKAQLQVQSLQAKVHESEANNMKLQESLNEMECELRSLRQSTQSQERTIQGLTESISTKDSEAQDLYQLIEQQNTTLCKLRELAHRNQLAQSKAPEGVSESLTLAQLQGELVGVQSSLFSLGLELEASQRSLRQSQRQGDDLVKFKDRLNSDLQEALQHRDVTEKHNQDLCCGLQKTRSELQAKEAALKESEAERLSVVQEKDRSIAQLKHSLQDKEQQLQEYSEMLESTGSSKPRDALLEKLKERIKDRDRALERSIDDKFRCVEEREGQVRRLQLALREKERDLERLRCILSNNEETITSLDALVRGKELELEQAAEAYRNLQWLKQQSEEKERNTLREKDIIISQLQAALQARSQETQDLTAALVARVQAGPTEVVEELKARLALKEKLFQELLSDRSRQSNEHQTQVHDLLNTLSSKDQYLQDNSYRLSVVISERTGQLQELRRQLSMREQELCELRRDKEREMGGETEHLQTLLKEKESFIKELLQGQEEAMQSSSKESEAEMNAIQEELQLILKKEREAQKELSALRLSIAQQHAKEAATKDSTDHQLVLEKLVSEYHKLNDALRAEKRLYQSLTHIHSKSDSSQKIQALHTELDSVQALRGQLEEVLARTCNMALVLERAAKRQPDIGELSTEEEGDDEDGSSDEFTDSIEEDDEKVTARSLASIQTSGRASGPDNVSGGLVMGSLAQRADGKRDKQQLEEAKATLEGELKEIRSQLERDGYTSVAQMRSSLQRLQEENQFLKANQEQAGLLGMRTNTEENHRSLNQEEKEEDEEEEEEEDIEEEEEEEEDEEEETSSVPLGKRRPPCVSLSEERGKRHCTRPCSLEPGTLTSHQYKHQPETEAAGDISEVGALWQDIDEGLREQAARLCSDLALSRQENRELQERLMVSEATVHAQAEQLKDYRDLLTETSVQQASKQVQVDLQDLGYETCGRSENEAEREDASSPEFDDLEMCTSLSHHQDYEGVGGSWYSGNCSTNRGAYDEMGDKSASLQHLVQDLRSQVTRCHKVIRGLQLRVRSLSTTSDYASSLERTPRKVNWAFETSPAPSGVEEDEGWMSDTQGIRSGSKPSRELQELVARVASLEAQLKSSKLEGKGKAEEGKCATWPGKYNTLIQAQARELSHLRQRMREGQGVCHILTQHLGDTTKAFEELLRANDIDYYMGQSFREQLAQSSALAQRVVTKISGRDRAESHDDKTGHELLALRLSKELQQKDKIIESLHTKLQQRPETPSSCQALSETTDQSDRTSLVSDEYRTNEDLELCSDLDAREYQEEHRLRQPGHRSEQDVHLSTSSPRGLKSSHSCPNMLCSAPVALTPQFSRALVSEPVSSSFYVPSGPDVWGVEVTSDIRPRALSVIAVRPELETLYKQMNEQNRGFAVPHDKALFTLSPGACNHHDLSSYSQLSHHAFQQYQLSGIPEGHSLKSDSGLVPGGTLWDMDNMAQQVGSFSGSPGHQPVNSHAGVNLIEEHLREVRGLRQRLEESIRTNERLRQQLEERLANTGRDGGAPTNIYIQGLDTVTQLSNEIRVLKEENLSLKSRLQASTDTCEELVQLREAVFTARARLKQAELEAEQWKEELRRLQAHSQEQGQQIHTLRQERQASQEKTNRLQHEASLLQQQLCESRELIHSLQSELQVYDRVCSSTKANKGYLCELPGLPVELGELLGEVRSLRAQLQNSVQENSALKQLELHKQLEQKLGVGSPRTPSLSALTASPQRENFYRRQLFHDPAPSPPVRDIGLFNCGSPGPPYSDLDDSHSTANDPLDPHSELEGEAPDGSFANRNGRHAIGHVDDFSALQQQVLEGRSLVQRMETTLQACLGPPLLEGSQKQSSELVLDYACVKSLLSNTKTLRQILEEAMSLLKMFWRAALPSTDPSIHNLKKEQCMQEEILSLKLRISEQEEVLKGTIQRLRSTSRTKESMEHFIVNQLSRTRDVLKKARTNLELRSQEALSESALLIAVS